In Ruania zhangjianzhongii, the following proteins share a genomic window:
- a CDS encoding oxygenase MpaB family protein yields MISPIAAARAKLARSLRDRVAGPQAERRSKAIWLAPGERRFAPDAPICRVQGHAAMYPGGIRALLLQALHPLAMAGVGEHSGYRDDPWGRLQRTSEFLAMTTFGPVDSAERMLDKINRIHETVSGTDREGRPYSATDPHLLAWVHVAEIDSFLTAHQHYARTPLTPAEADRYVDQTAYVATRLGITDPPRTVTELHVQLADYRPELEASPGALDVVRFLLREPPLPRAARPGFALLAAGAVGLLPGYARDLLGLRLRGPLRRADTAVMRRMAIPLGQLGTSVVGWATGDPSEIRNQAGSVAPVTPG; encoded by the coding sequence GTGATCTCACCCATCGCCGCCGCCCGCGCCAAACTGGCGCGCTCGCTGCGCGACCGGGTCGCCGGGCCGCAGGCCGAGCGCCGCTCGAAGGCGATCTGGCTAGCGCCCGGCGAGCGGCGGTTCGCCCCGGATGCCCCGATCTGCCGGGTGCAGGGACATGCCGCGATGTATCCCGGCGGTATCCGAGCACTGCTCCTGCAGGCATTACACCCGCTGGCAATGGCCGGTGTGGGCGAGCACTCCGGCTACCGGGACGACCCGTGGGGCCGACTGCAGCGCACCAGCGAGTTCCTCGCGATGACTACGTTCGGACCCGTGGACTCCGCCGAGCGGATGCTGGACAAGATCAACCGGATCCACGAGACGGTCTCCGGCACCGACCGCGAGGGCCGGCCCTACTCGGCGACCGATCCGCACCTGCTCGCCTGGGTGCACGTGGCGGAGATCGACAGCTTCCTCACTGCACACCAGCACTACGCTCGCACGCCGCTCACCCCGGCCGAGGCGGACCGGTACGTGGACCAGACTGCGTATGTGGCCACCCGACTCGGGATCACCGACCCGCCACGCACGGTGACCGAACTGCACGTGCAACTGGCGGACTACCGCCCCGAGCTGGAAGCATCCCCGGGCGCACTGGACGTGGTGCGCTTCCTGCTCCGCGAGCCACCCCTCCCCCGCGCCGCCCGCCCCGGCTTCGCCCTGCTCGCCGCGGGTGCAGTCGGCCTTCTGCCCGGCTACGCCCGGGACCTGCTCGGACTGCGGCTGCGCGGCCCGCTGCGGCGGGCGGACACTGCGGTGATGCGCAGGATGGCAATCCCGCTCGGCCAGCTGGGCACCTCGGTGGTGGGGTGGGCGACCGGCGACCCAAGCGAGATCCGGAACCAGGCAGGCAGCGTGGCGCCGGTGACCCCGGGCTGA